A DNA window from Synergistaceae bacterium contains the following coding sequences:
- a CDS encoding ABC transporter ATP-binding protein: protein MNQVILRHVTKKFTTRTMGTVTAVDDFNLEIKEGECFSFLGPSGCGKTTTLRMIAGFEDLSEGEIELCGRLVSSKAKNLYIPPEERDLGMVFQAFAVWPHMNIFDNVAFPLKIRKVPKNEISARVKDALKHCSLDGLEKLYPSELSGGQQQRIALARAIVTNPKVMLLDEPLSNLDPKLRETMRFEIKELQRQFGFTIIFVTHDQSEAMAISDRMMVCDMGRIMQIDTPENLYRYPNSRFVHNFLGESTFINVEIKDGQVFPKNDYSQAINLAIPENANKEMVIAARPNAIKLSQDSGFRTHIEKRIFLTDKTEYLVPVGEQLVKIQTPHRVIFAPGESCCIDIAGAGWYKPEDKAAEAERARRQRF, encoded by the coding sequence ATGAATCAAGTAATTTTGCGACATGTAACAAAAAAATTTACTACTCGTACAATGGGAACTGTTACAGCTGTTGATGATTTCAATCTCGAAATAAAAGAGGGTGAATGCTTCTCATTTTTAGGGCCGTCGGGCTGCGGGAAGACTACGACATTAAGAATGATTGCAGGCTTTGAAGACTTATCAGAAGGCGAGATCGAATTATGCGGGCGGCTTGTGTCGAGTAAGGCAAAAAATTTATATATCCCCCCTGAAGAGCGTGATCTCGGAATGGTATTTCAGGCTTTTGCAGTATGGCCTCACATGAATATTTTTGATAATGTAGCATTCCCGTTAAAAATTCGCAAAGTCCCGAAAAATGAAATCTCAGCAAGAGTGAAAGACGCATTAAAGCACTGTTCACTTGATGGGCTCGAAAAATTATACCCCTCTGAATTATCAGGAGGTCAGCAGCAGCGAATCGCACTCGCCCGGGCAATAGTTACAAATCCTAAAGTCATGTTACTTGATGAGCCGCTTTCAAATTTAGATCCCAAGTTACGCGAGACTATGAGATTCGAAATAAAAGAGTTACAGCGTCAATTCGGATTCACGATTATATTTGTAACTCATGATCAATCGGAAGCTATGGCAATTTCTGATAGAATGATGGTGTGCGACATGGGCAGAATTATGCAGATTGACACTCCGGAAAATTTATATAGATATCCTAATTCAAGATTTGTGCATAATTTCTTAGGCGAGTCGACCTTCATAAACGTTGAAATCAAGGACGGCCAAGTCTTCCCCAAAAATGATTACTCGCAGGCAATTAATTTAGCAATTCCGGAAAATGCAAATAAAGAAATGGTCATAGCAGCAAGGCCGAACGCTATAAAATTGAGTCAAGACTCAGGCTTTAGGACTCATATCGAGAAAAGAATATTTCTCACTGATAAAACCGAGTATTTAGTCCCAGTCGGTGAACAGCTCGTAAAAATCCAGACTCCTCATAGAGTAATATTTGCACCGGGAGAGTCATGCTGCATAGATATTGCTGGTGCTGGCTGGTACAAACCTGAGGACAAGGCAGCAGAGGCCGAACGGGCAAGAAGACAAAGATTTTAA
- a CDS encoding bifunctional adenosylcobinamide kinase/adenosylcobinamide-phosphate guanylyltransferase — MHLILGGRYMGKESYARDLYKNFAEFYNLEIDSPEKISSPGLITNLHMGVKFLLDKKLNPSEFFTSKLEILRESVLIGDEISSGVIPIDEFSRKWRDETGRLYQFLASQADIVDRIFAGLSLRLKG, encoded by the coding sequence TTGCATTTAATTTTAGGCGGCCGTTACATGGGCAAAGAGTCTTACGCTAGGGATCTATATAAAAATTTTGCTGAGTTCTATAATCTTGAAATCGACTCGCCCGAAAAAATATCAAGCCCCGGCCTTATAACAAATTTGCACATGGGAGTAAAATTTTTGCTGGATAAAAAATTAAACCCGTCAGAATTCTTTACGTCAAAACTTGAAATCTTGCGCGAGTCCGTGTTAATCGGCGATGAAATAAGTTCGGGAGTCATTCCCATTGATGAATTTTCGCGAAAATGGCGCGATGAGACCGGGCGGTTATATCAATTTTTAGCGAGTCAGGCTGATATTGTTGACAGGATTTTTGCGGGACTCTCTCTGAGATTAAAGGGGTAA
- a CDS encoding class I SAM-dependent methyltransferase, producing MRREDFSEMAETQESHWWFKGKRRIINKLINKCVFNGTPMKILEIGSGTGANLPVLAQYGNVTAMELDNYARSFINQRENISVVKGYLPDGLESVDGEKFNLVCIFDVLEHVEKDSEAVQALKNLLDHDGKILITVPAYQWLYSVHDKNLGHYRRYTRKNLCELCEKNGLKILYSGYMNTFLFPLMMIARFADKILSKLHKGGLFWLKNSGLRLELYS from the coding sequence ATGCGCCGTGAAGATTTTAGCGAGATGGCAGAGACTCAAGAGTCTCACTGGTGGTTTAAGGGCAAACGCAGAATTATTAACAAGTTGATAAATAAATGCGTATTTAACGGGACTCCCATGAAAATTTTAGAAATAGGCAGCGGAACAGGGGCAAATTTGCCGGTACTTGCTCAATATGGAAATGTTACAGCTATGGAACTTGACAACTATGCACGGAGTTTTATTAATCAGCGCGAAAATATTTCAGTCGTTAAGGGCTATTTACCGGACGGATTAGAATCAGTTGACGGTGAAAAATTTAATCTTGTATGTATATTTGACGTTCTCGAACATGTTGAGAAAGATTCGGAAGCTGTGCAGGCTCTAAAAAATTTGCTTGATCATGACGGTAAAATTTTAATTACTGTTCCTGCTTATCAGTGGCTCTATAGTGTTCATGATAAAAATTTAGGTCATTATAGACGCTATACACGAAAAAATTTGTGTGAACTTTGCGAGAAAAACGGCCTAAAAATTTTATATTCAGGTTATATGAATACTTTTTTATTCCCGTTAATGATGATTGCGCGTTTTGCGGATAAGATTCTAAGTAAATTGCATAAGGGGGGGCTCTTCTGGCTCAAAAATTCCGGGCTTAGGCTTGAATTATATTCTTGA
- a CDS encoding recombination protein O N-terminal domain-containing protein yields the protein MPYDYFINSSGIILFRKVYGETTVWTKLFLKNYGIITATAPALGKHSFGGDTEPFCWGQFSLKRKQKGKNYHIDDLDLNDDMLDLRQAQDKILTAFRWSGMIMKHLPLYQPDNELLANLYWNMKLLCDINVPSNAANWRFIFNWLKIWGLAPDIIKFCQAKKFNRDETILLTQITRTGFNNVIKIFSSPISNNIRRNTFKFAAIYAYRYLNQK from the coding sequence TTGCCTTATGACTATTTTATAAACTCTTCAGGGATCATATTATTTCGCAAAGTATACGGCGAGACTACAGTATGGACTAAATTATTTCTTAAGAATTACGGCATAATCACAGCAACAGCTCCGGCATTAGGTAAACATTCTTTCGGCGGCGACACTGAGCCGTTTTGCTGGGGTCAATTCTCACTTAAGCGCAAACAAAAAGGGAAGAACTATCACATTGACGATCTTGATTTGAATGACGACATGCTGGACTTGAGACAAGCACAAGACAAAATTTTAACGGCCTTCAGATGGTCAGGAATGATAATGAAACACTTGCCGCTATATCAGCCCGATAATGAATTACTCGCTAATTTATACTGGAACATGAAATTATTATGTGATATTAACGTACCTTCAAATGCAGCAAACTGGCGATTTATATTTAACTGGCTTAAAATATGGGGACTCGCTCCTGATATAATTAAATTCTGTCAGGCAAAAAAATTTAACCGCGATGAGACTATTTTATTAACTCAAATCACAAGAACAGGCTTTAATAACGTCATAAAAATTTTTTCTTCTCCCATAAGCAATAACATACGCAGGAACACTTTTAAATTTGCGGCAATATACGCTTATAGATACCTGAATCAGAAATAA
- a CDS encoding HAD-IIB family hydrolase, whose amino-acid sequence MKYIFFDIDGTLISHVKFSHIPEQTREAVNLLRRAGHIPAIATGRAAFLAMNVAKEFGINYLVASGGAQIVINNHEIHTQFFPEQHLKNFREVANKYPEITACVDEKYLYTAGAFDLFREYFNNQAGYNCIRPLHEMKRAIMCYIMLNHEKLNYNHGLFFQPPENTRLELMHGFTESRHSSSSKWQGIKQLIAHEGANLDDVITFGDGPNDSEMLRNSKIGVAVGRASQDVKNFASYVCEDIDDGGILKACKHLGLI is encoded by the coding sequence ATGAAATATATTTTTTTCGACATTGACGGAACACTAATAAGCCACGTTAAATTTTCTCATATTCCTGAACAAACTCGCGAGGCCGTGAATTTATTGCGCAGGGCTGGGCATATTCCCGCGATTGCAACAGGCCGGGCGGCTTTTCTTGCTATGAATGTCGCTAAAGAGTTCGGTATAAATTATCTAGTTGCTTCAGGAGGTGCGCAGATCGTAATTAATAATCATGAAATTCACACGCAATTTTTTCCGGAGCAGCATTTGAAAAATTTTCGTGAAGTAGCAAATAAATATCCTGAAATCACGGCATGTGTCGACGAGAAATATTTATATACTGCCGGAGCATTTGACTTATTCCGGGAATATTTTAATAATCAGGCCGGTTATAATTGCATTAGGCCTTTACACGAAATGAAGCGCGCTATAATGTGTTATATAATGCTCAATCACGAGAAATTAAATTATAATCACGGTTTATTTTTTCAGCCGCCTGAGAATACAAGACTCGAATTAATGCACGGATTCACCGAGTCAAGGCATTCAAGCTCAAGCAAATGGCAGGGAATAAAGCAATTAATCGCTCATGAGGGCGCAAATCTCGACGACGTTATAACATTCGGGGACGGGCCAAATGACTCGGAAATGCTGCGAAATTCTAAAATCGGCGTTGCAGTCGGGCGGGCTTCTCAAGACGTTAAAAATTTTGCGAGTTATGTGTGTGAAGACATTGACGACGGCGGAATATTGAAGGCTTGCAAGCATTTGGGATTGATATAG
- a CDS encoding sugar transferase has product MENQNHSGIIRTLLAFTQAIIDTLLYWLSFSLIIYYFSQKNMPGFNFEVRAFFTGTVLAVFYFNSLYDFKNWIVWDELKAILKSSVLVIMVIALYLYSQKYEISRFMISTSIIIFVPLCLSARYIFRRVLFAAGLLSTNIIILGAGRTGEIFAETITSHPFTSCKVIGFLDDDPRKLGQVIAGFKVLGRLEDFEKIYSQYRVDEAAVAISTASRKLLTHILDMVEFHVRQVHYIPDMYMLTTFSASIRDVDGMPVISASQGLLNPFNRFIKSIMDYTGAIIALIIFSPLMAWAAYKIKHEDGGPALFIQDRVGWKTKHFKIYKFRTMYTDADERTKILFQDKEILHDYEKGIKLKHDPRLTKTGAKLRKTSIDELPQLFNVLKGEMSLVGPRPLIQSDVNLAYGEYIAKKIYTVKPGLTGLWQVSGRSDLDRDIRREMNLYYIRNWSLWLDIVILIKTAYAVLSKKGAY; this is encoded by the coding sequence ATGGAGAATCAGAATCATTCAGGAATAATCAGGACTTTATTAGCATTTACTCAGGCAATTATAGACACGCTTTTATACTGGCTGAGTTTCTCGCTGATTATATATTATTTCTCACAAAAGAATATGCCCGGATTTAATTTTGAAGTCAGGGCGTTTTTTACGGGTACAGTCTTAGCAGTGTTTTATTTTAATTCGCTATATGACTTCAAAAACTGGATTGTATGGGACGAACTCAAGGCTATATTAAAATCTTCAGTGCTTGTAATAATGGTAATTGCTTTATATCTTTACTCACAGAAATACGAGATTTCAAGATTTATGATTTCAACGAGCATTATTATATTCGTGCCGTTATGTTTATCAGCAAGATATATTTTCAGGCGTGTATTATTTGCGGCGGGCCTTCTCTCTACAAATATTATAATTCTAGGAGCTGGCAGAACCGGTGAAATTTTTGCAGAAACTATAACATCACACCCTTTTACTTCCTGCAAAGTAATCGGCTTTCTTGATGATGACCCTAGAAAATTAGGCCAAGTTATAGCAGGCTTTAAAGTTTTAGGAAGACTCGAAGATTTCGAAAAAATTTATTCGCAGTACAGAGTCGACGAGGCAGCCGTGGCAATCTCTACAGCGTCAAGAAAATTATTAACTCACATTTTAGACATGGTAGAATTTCACGTCCGGCAAGTTCATTATATTCCCGATATGTATATGCTTACAACTTTTTCGGCCTCGATTCGGGATGTTGACGGAATGCCTGTTATTTCTGCTTCACAAGGACTATTAAACCCGTTCAATAGATTTATTAAAAGCATAATGGACTATACTGGCGCAATAATAGCATTGATAATTTTTTCGCCGTTAATGGCATGGGCGGCGTATAAAATAAAACACGAAGACGGAGGCCCTGCGTTATTCATTCAAGATAGGGTCGGCTGGAAAACTAAACACTTCAAAATTTATAAATTCCGAACTATGTACACAGATGCAGACGAACGCACAAAAATTTTATTTCAGGATAAAGAAATTTTACACGACTACGAAAAGGGAATAAAGCTCAAGCATGATCCGAGACTCACGAAAACAGGCGCAAAATTACGCAAAACGAGCATTGACGAACTCCCGCAATTATTTAATGTCCTAAAAGGTGAAATGAGTCTAGTCGGCCCACGTCCATTAATACAAAGCGATGTTAATTTAGCTTACGGCGAATATATAGCAAAAAAAATTTACACAGTTAAGCCCGGATTAACAGGTTTATGGCAGGTCAGCGGACGGAGCGATTTAGACAGGGATATAAGACGAGAAATGAATTTATATTATATTCGCAACTGGTCATTATGGCTCGATATAGTAATATTAATCAAGACAGCTTATGCAGTACTAAGCAAAAAGGGAGCATATTAA
- a CDS encoding iron ABC transporter permease, with amino-acid sequence MFRQKSDLAAMEGKRLGLDGIMTALSFALLFVIVVIPIFMIIYNAFFYEGKFDLTLFTSVIFDPENLKAMGNTIIIAVAVTIFGTIMGLFYAWLLGRSDIPAKGFMRALFTIPYMFPPFFGAMAWDLLFSGRAGYINRWLMSTFHLRTAPININSLGGIIFVECSYYFPFVFMQVVSALERMDPTLEESARIAGARQSQVIWKITLPLVKPAISAGALLILISSLAHFGVPSILGFSKNIFTLPTMIYALINRSGGSFEGIRQGTALSILLVAVVAVALVIQKKVLSSGSYDIIKGKSMRPTLIKLRGAKYPLLFLACLTLLIIVVVPLVMIFLVALVRAYGLPLTWENFSLSNYEKVFASPATLDSIKNSLFLSVTAGLVCMFLGVMIAYVINRIKPRGKSLLEILSILPYSIPGTVLAIGVILSWSGSIMNITLYNTIWIILVAYMARYLSFSMKSASASLQQVNSSLEEASRACGATHTESLRDITLPLIKPAMVSGFFLIFLPAMRELTTSILLYGPYSRTLGVQIFALRDAGMIPQAAALASVAIVIIIICNAIVTWITKDRKGA; translated from the coding sequence ATGTTCAGGCAAAAATCAGACTTAGCAGCAATGGAAGGCAAAAGACTCGGACTTGACGGAATTATGACGGCTTTGAGTTTTGCGCTTTTATTCGTAATTGTAGTAATTCCCATTTTCATGATTATATATAATGCGTTTTTCTATGAAGGAAAATTTGATTTGACACTTTTCACGAGCGTTATATTTGACCCTGAAAATTTGAAAGCAATGGGCAACACGATAATTATTGCAGTAGCTGTTACTATATTCGGGACAATTATGGGATTATTTTATGCGTGGCTGCTGGGACGGAGCGACATTCCGGCAAAAGGTTTCATGCGGGCATTATTCACGATTCCTTACATGTTCCCGCCTTTTTTCGGAGCTATGGCGTGGGATTTGCTTTTTTCAGGGCGGGCAGGCTATATAAACCGCTGGCTGATGTCAACTTTTCATTTAAGAACTGCCCCGATAAATATAAATAGTTTAGGCGGAATTATATTTGTAGAATGCTCGTATTACTTCCCGTTTGTGTTTATGCAGGTAGTCAGCGCGCTTGAAAGAATGGATCCTACACTTGAGGAGTCAGCAAGAATAGCCGGGGCTCGTCAATCTCAAGTCATCTGGAAAATTACATTACCGCTCGTGAAGCCTGCAATATCTGCCGGGGCTTTGTTGATTCTAATTTCGTCGCTTGCACATTTCGGGGTGCCTTCAATATTAGGATTCTCGAAAAATATTTTTACACTTCCTACTATGATTTATGCTTTAATTAACAGATCCGGCGGAAGTTTTGAAGGAATCAGACAGGGCACGGCGTTATCGATTTTGTTAGTGGCTGTTGTTGCTGTAGCCTTAGTTATTCAGAAAAAAGTTTTAAGCTCAGGAAGTTATGACATCATCAAAGGCAAATCAATGCGTCCTACTCTCATAAAATTGCGCGGTGCAAAATATCCGTTATTGTTTCTTGCTTGCTTGACTCTATTAATAATTGTAGTTGTCCCTCTTGTAATGATTTTCTTAGTGGCACTTGTTAGAGCTTACGGTCTGCCATTGACATGGGAGAATTTCTCGTTAAGCAATTATGAAAAAGTTTTTGCCTCACCTGCGACTCTTGACTCTATAAAGAATTCTTTATTCTTGTCAGTAACAGCCGGACTCGTTTGTATGTTCTTGGGCGTAATGATAGCATACGTAATAAATCGAATTAAGCCGCGCGGGAAGAGTTTGCTTGAAATATTATCTATTTTGCCGTATTCGATTCCCGGGACTGTCTTAGCAATCGGAGTAATTTTATCGTGGTCAGGCTCAATCATGAATATAACTCTATATAATACGATTTGGATTATATTAGTTGCGTATATGGCGAGATATTTATCATTCTCAATGAAGAGTGCGAGCGCGTCATTACAGCAAGTAAATTCATCGCTTGAAGAGGCTTCACGGGCATGCGGAGCGACTCACACGGAGTCACTAAGAGATATTACACTGCCATTAATAAAACCTGCTATGGTATCAGGATTCTTTCTTATATTTTTGCCGGCAATGAGGGAATTAACGACCTCGATTTTACTTTACGGCCCATATAGCAGGACACTGGGCGTGCAGATTTTCGCGTTACGTGATGCGGGAATGATTCCTCAAGCGGCGGCCCTTGCGTCAGTTGCCATTGTAATAATAATTATCTGCAATGCTATAGTAACATGGATCACTAAGGACAGGAAAGGCGCATAA
- a CDS encoding ABC transporter substrate-binding protein has product MKRFYPVILSLMLVFIASSAFAAPSGKVMMYSSMQEDQLVAIKRGFEAKYPDIVMDYYFAGTGRVITKIATEHQAGQVAADVIWVGDPADYLSFKKEGILQKYSSPEAKAIDAKFIDPDGYYTGARMMNMGIGYNTALVKADDAPESWKDLLDDDWEGQIVMTDPSSAGTTKYFVAALLANPEYGEEYFKKLRANGCELESGTTATHNQVAASAYKVGIMLDYVSHNLMAQGSPIGFVYLEKDLISIFSPIGLVKGSPNNENGKLLYDFILSKEGQEILVANNLLSVRNDVDQKGVDVEKIAKSAMKVDLEALATNSNKILATFDNIFKK; this is encoded by the coding sequence ATGAAACGTTTTTATCCGGTTATTTTATCGTTAATGTTAGTGTTTATAGCGTCATCGGCATTTGCTGCTCCGTCGGGTAAAGTCATGATGTACTCTTCAATGCAGGAAGATCAATTAGTGGCCATTAAACGAGGCTTTGAGGCAAAATATCCTGATATAGTAATGGACTATTATTTTGCAGGAACAGGCAGAGTAATTACAAAAATTGCTACAGAACATCAGGCCGGCCAAGTAGCTGCTGACGTAATTTGGGTAGGAGATCCCGCAGATTATTTATCATTCAAGAAAGAAGGAATCCTGCAAAAATATTCTTCACCTGAAGCAAAAGCAATTGACGCAAAATTTATCGACCCGGACGGCTATTACACGGGCGCAAGAATGATGAACATGGGTATAGGCTATAATACGGCACTCGTTAAAGCTGATGACGCTCCCGAATCTTGGAAAGATTTATTAGACGATGACTGGGAAGGTCAAATTGTAATGACTGATCCATCAAGCGCAGGGACAACAAAATATTTTGTAGCTGCATTGCTCGCAAATCCCGAATACGGAGAAGAATATTTCAAGAAATTACGCGCTAACGGGTGCGAACTAGAGTCAGGTACTACGGCAACACACAATCAAGTCGCAGCAAGTGCCTACAAAGTCGGAATCATGCTCGATTACGTATCACATAATTTAATGGCTCAGGGTTCACCGATTGGATTTGTATATTTGGAGAAGGATTTAATTTCTATTTTCTCACCGATCGGACTCGTCAAGGGCAGCCCAAATAACGAGAACGGCAAATTATTATATGACTTTATTTTATCTAAAGAGGGTCAAGAAATTCTCGTAGCTAATAATTTATTATCAGTCCGCAATGATGTAGATCAAAAGGGAGTCGACGTTGAAAAAATTGCAAAATCAGCAATGAAAGTTGATTTAGAAGCACTCGCAACAAATTCAAATAAGATTCTCGCCACGTTCGATAATATATTCAAGAAATAA
- a CDS encoding phosphodiester glycosidase family protein produces the protein MTKNFKRLLIIFVILLNSCAANALTRAEFLAKLLESRGIDWSESKEFINNNGAHFMLRTGYITDQVNNLTGNITRREALRWVIQSLGLSFEAELLNDYPTGFKDSGKLNNFERGCLVVAVNMTPAIIAKSDNFRGNEALSNKDSEIILSRVKEASSNLRLDIIRNPLKGLRVFIHRDGVPTGVPGWRVYADNLSDKSIAENLKKNFKSHGFDMKSAKSNGLYLLRSERLEDYNQVRKLVNLIKSRGIKSRVLPSMSNPNMNIAPRFWVMMTIDPTYWRISPVFSQNGPKELWTLSQIARHNRAKAAINAGFFAVTTIGHGFPIGALKVNNEFINNPYEGRGCLGWNNNDEAIFSVASQEAAYWVDMENIIQAGPLILDEGVPVYSYNNEGFNNSLISVRHPRSAIGLNQDGQWVFIVVDGRNGFHSSGATIAELADIMRSQNVLYALNLDGGGSSEIIINGKIYNSISEGKERIISYALGVIALE, from the coding sequence ATGACGAAAAATTTTAAGCGATTATTAATTATATTTGTTATATTGCTTAATTCGTGTGCTGCAAATGCTTTAACTAGGGCGGAATTTCTTGCAAAATTACTCGAATCGCGCGGCATTGACTGGAGCGAGTCTAAAGAATTTATTAATAATAACGGCGCACATTTCATGTTAAGAACAGGATATATCACGGATCAAGTAAATAATTTAACAGGAAATATTACACGTCGTGAGGCTCTGCGCTGGGTGATTCAGAGTCTGGGCTTATCGTTCGAGGCTGAATTATTGAATGATTACCCGACCGGCTTTAAAGACTCCGGCAAATTAAATAATTTCGAGCGGGGCTGCTTAGTCGTTGCTGTGAATATGACTCCGGCAATTATCGCAAAATCTGACAATTTCAGGGGCAATGAAGCATTATCAAATAAAGACTCTGAAATAATTTTATCCCGTGTGAAAGAAGCAAGCTCAAATTTGAGACTCGATATAATCCGCAACCCGTTAAAGGGCTTAAGAGTATTTATTCACAGAGACGGAGTCCCTACTGGAGTCCCCGGCTGGCGAGTCTATGCTGATAATTTGAGCGATAAATCAATTGCTGAGAATCTCAAGAAAAATTTTAAATCACACGGCTTTGACATGAAGAGCGCGAAATCAAACGGGTTATATTTACTGCGCAGTGAGAGATTAGAAGACTATAATCAAGTCCGCAAATTAGTGAATTTAATTAAATCACGCGGCATAAAATCACGAGTCTTGCCATCAATGAGTAATCCAAATATGAATATTGCTCCGCGATTCTGGGTAATGATGACTATAGATCCCACTTACTGGAGAATTTCGCCGGTATTCTCTCAAAACGGGCCTAAAGAATTATGGACTCTTTCACAGATTGCAAGGCACAACAGGGCAAAGGCTGCCATAAATGCCGGTTTCTTTGCTGTAACGACTATAGGACACGGATTCCCGATCGGTGCGCTCAAAGTCAACAACGAATTTATTAATAATCCATATGAGGGGCGGGGCTGTCTTGGCTGGAATAATAACGACGAGGCAATTTTTTCTGTAGCTTCTCAAGAGGCTGCTTACTGGGTCGACATGGAAAATATTATTCAAGCCGGGCCGTTAATTCTTGATGAGGGCGTGCCAGTTTATAGCTACAATAATGAAGGCTTTAATAACTCGTTAATTTCTGTGAGGCATCCTAGATCTGCAATAGGTCTTAATCAAGACGGCCAATGGGTGTTTATCGTAGTAGACGGGCGGAACGGTTTTCACTCTTCAGGTGCAACTATAGCGGAACTTGCTGATATAATGCGCTCGCAGAATGTTTTATACGCTTTAAATCTTGACGGGGGCGGCTCAAGCGAGATAATAATCAACGGCAAAATTTATAATTCAATATCTGAAGGCAAAGAAAGAATTATAAGTTATGCGCTCGGAGTTATAGCACTTGAATAA
- a CDS encoding adenosylcobinamide-GDP ribazoletransferase — translation MLKSLLIACSFISIIPVPRKICLEWTPGNLRLFPVMLALIGALIFVPIWAGIFIFLREFVNFSVNLRGLVMTLSALALTGGLHMDGLMDTSDAIFSHRDRETRLKILSDTHAGSFAVIACVSVILLKTLLFAEIFTRSDINLLKISLIPALSRLGMSILLNNSRFAKKNGLAVILGSSRNQRDNFILAIIYIIYASCDIFSGLILALSLFIWHKICAKIFGGITGDLLGAFVEISEIILLFRAAC, via the coding sequence ATGTTGAAATCTTTATTAATAGCCTGCTCGTTTATTAGCATTATACCAGTTCCAAGAAAAATTTGCCTTGAATGGACTCCGGGTAATTTGCGCTTATTTCCTGTAATGCTTGCTTTAATAGGCGCGTTAATATTTGTTCCCATATGGGCGGGGATATTTATATTTTTGCGTGAGTTCGTGAATTTCTCTGTAAATCTTCGCGGGCTTGTAATGACTCTTTCAGCACTGGCGTTAACTGGCGGGCTTCACATGGATGGACTTATGGACACGAGCGACGCAATTTTTTCACACAGAGATAGAGAGACGAGACTCAAAATTTTGTCAGATACTCATGCGGGATCGTTTGCTGTGATTGCTTGTGTCAGCGTTATATTATTAAAGACTCTTTTATTTGCTGAAATTTTCACGCGCAGTGATATAAATTTGTTGAAAATCTCATTAATTCCGGCGTTATCACGTCTTGGCATGAGCATATTATTAAATAATTCAAGATTTGCGAAAAAAAACGGGCTTGCTGTGATTCTCGGCTCGTCAAGAAATCAGCGTGATAATTTTATTCTTGCAATAATATATATTATTTATGCGTCATGCGATATTTTTAGCGGATTGATTCTTGCATTAAGTCTATTTATATGGCATAAGATTTGCGCTAAAATTTTCGGAGGCATAACGGGCGATTTACTGGGCGCATTTGTTGAGATTAGCGAGATTATTTTATTATTTCGGGCGGCTTGCTAG